One Acidobacteriota bacterium DNA window includes the following coding sequences:
- the rpoC gene encoding DNA-directed RNA polymerase subunit beta', with the protein MFRTPEKTNLAPDFEAIRISLASPEKILSWSHGEVTKPETINYRTFKPERDGLFCAKIFGPVTDWECLCGKYKRMKHRGVVCDKCGVEVTQSKVRRERLGHIKLASPCSHVWFFKGLPSRIGHLLDIPLRELEKVLYFESYIVIDPGDVPDIEEKELITEERYRELMGQYAGRFSAKMGAEAIKELLKSVDVDELATELRQRMREETSQQKKLKFSKRLKVVDAFRRSGNHPDWMILDVIPVIPPELRPLVPLDGGRFATSDLNDLYRRVINRNNRLNKLIELKAPEVIVRNEKRMLQEAVDALFDNGRRGRVLRGANNRPLKSLSDTLKGKQGRFRQNLLGKRVDYSGRSVIVVGPELKLHQCGLPKKMALELFKPFIYNQLEKRQYAATIKQAKEMVERQDGVVWDILEEVIREHPILLNRAPTLHRLGIQAFEPVLVEGKAIKIHPLVCTAFNADFDGDQMAVHIPLSPEAQIEASVLMLASNNILSPAHGQPIAVPTQDIVLGSFYLTKANPKDEFAGRKFASTEEVLFALDAGELNTQTPIKMMYSGDLIDLEHERDDQDLLKATVRKVNSRVIDTTVGRVILNDVLPDAMPYINGTMKKKGLGSLVNYCHLRLGHAETVRMLDKVKELGFLYATKAGISIGIDDLVTPPKKVDLVGDADKAVIDVERQYEEGIITKGERYNKIIAIWSDVTERVADEMFKEMDHKEESSGEMNPILIMADSGARGSKQQIRQLAGMRGLMAKPSGEIIEAPIRANFREGLNVLQYFISTHGARKGLADTALKTADSGYLTRRLVDVAQDVIISEDDCGTTRGIWATAIVEGGEEIESLRDRIIGRVALEDVYDPITDELIVGANEEITEDLATQIQNAGGIERVRIRSVLTCESRRGCCIACYGRNLATGKLVELGEAVGVIAAQSIGEPGTQLTMRTFHIGGVAGGVSEVTKHEARVAGTVKFEELRHVRNREGDLVAMNRNGSILLIDERGREVARYQIVYGATLKVTDGQHVEEGQELAEWDPYTFAILTEEAGTINFKDMIDGVTVKEEVDEQTGLSHIVVMDSPDEKRQPRIEIRDAKNKVLRTYQMPVRANLLVSDYEDWKKRHGATVAMTHEQEEKEHVRVAPGDIIAKIPRETTKTKDITGGLPRVVELFEARKPRETAVMTEIDGSVKFGPIVKGSRRIIIEAVDGEQREYAIPRGVHVNVQEGDTVRAGEPLMDGPLNPHDILAVRGIEELQRYLVNEIQEVYRLQGVNINDKHIEIIVRQMLRWVRVKEVGDTEFLLEDMVDRFRFQDENERVLAEGGDPAQAEPMLLGITKASLSTESFISAASFQETTRVLTEASISGKVDYLRGLKENVIMGRLIPAGTGMEYYRSMKLETDADEETAMQEEDDVFDLDLGARAAVEE; encoded by the coding sequence ATGTTTAGAACACCAGAGAAAACCAATCTCGCACCTGATTTCGAGGCTATCAGAATCAGTCTCGCATCACCTGAAAAAATTCTGTCATGGTCACACGGTGAAGTCACTAAACCGGAAACCATCAATTACCGCACGTTCAAACCGGAACGTGACGGTCTGTTCTGCGCCAAAATTTTCGGTCCCGTCACCGATTGGGAATGTCTCTGCGGCAAATACAAACGCATGAAACATCGCGGCGTAGTTTGTGATAAATGCGGCGTTGAAGTCACGCAATCGAAAGTCCGTCGTGAGCGACTCGGACACATCAAACTGGCAAGCCCGTGCTCGCACGTCTGGTTCTTTAAAGGTTTGCCGTCACGCATCGGTCATTTGCTCGACATTCCGCTGCGCGAACTTGAAAAGGTTCTCTATTTTGAATCCTACATCGTCATTGATCCCGGCGATGTGCCGGACATCGAAGAGAAAGAGTTAATCACCGAAGAGCGTTACCGCGAATTGATGGGACAATACGCCGGACGCTTTTCCGCCAAGATGGGCGCGGAAGCCATCAAAGAACTGCTCAAGAGCGTCGATGTTGACGAACTCGCAACCGAACTTCGTCAACGCATGCGTGAAGAGACTTCGCAACAGAAGAAACTCAAATTCTCGAAACGTTTGAAAGTCGTCGATGCGTTCCGTCGTTCGGGCAATCACCCGGACTGGATGATTCTAGATGTCATTCCGGTGATTCCGCCTGAACTTCGCCCGCTCGTGCCGCTCGATGGCGGACGTTTTGCGACTTCGGATTTGAATGACCTCTATCGTCGCGTGATTAACCGCAACAATCGTTTGAACAAACTGATTGAACTCAAAGCGCCTGAAGTCATCGTGCGCAATGAAAAACGCATGCTTCAGGAAGCGGTTGACGCTTTGTTCGATAACGGTCGGCGCGGTCGCGTGTTGCGCGGCGCAAACAACCGCCCGCTCAAATCGCTTTCCGATACCCTGAAAGGTAAACAAGGGCGTTTCCGCCAGAACCTGTTAGGTAAACGGGTTGATTATTCAGGTCGTTCGGTTATCGTCGTCGGTCCCGAACTCAAACTCCATCAATGCGGTCTGCCGAAAAAGATGGCATTAGAGCTTTTCAAACCGTTCATCTACAACCAGCTTGAAAAGCGTCAATATGCAGCGACCATCAAGCAGGCGAAAGAGATGGTCGAGCGCCAGGACGGGGTGGTTTGGGATATTCTCGAAGAGGTCATTCGCGAGCATCCGATTCTTTTAAACCGCGCGCCGACGCTGCACCGGCTGGGTATTCAGGCATTCGAGCCGGTGCTGGTTGAAGGCAAAGCCATCAAGATTCACCCGCTGGTTTGTACGGCGTTTAACGCGGACTTTGACGGCGACCAGATGGCTGTGCATATTCCGCTGTCGCCCGAAGCGCAGATTGAAGCGAGCGTGTTGATGTTAGCCTCGAACAACATTCTGTCACCGGCGCACGGTCAACCGATTGCCGTGCCGACGCAGGACATCGTTCTTGGTAGTTTCTACCTGACCAAAGCGAATCCCAAAGATGAGTTCGCGGGTCGCAAGTTCGCTTCAACCGAAGAGGTATTATTCGCGCTCGATGCCGGTGAATTGAATACGCAAACGCCGATCAAAATGATGTACAGCGGCGATTTGATTGACCTCGAACACGAGCGCGATGATCAGGATTTATTGAAAGCGACGGTTCGCAAAGTCAATTCGCGCGTCATCGATACGACCGTCGGGCGCGTCATCTTAAACGATGTGCTTCCCGATGCGATGCCCTACATCAATGGCACGATGAAAAAGAAGGGACTCGGTTCACTGGTCAATTATTGCCATCTGCGTCTCGGTCACGCGGAAACCGTGAGGATGCTCGATAAGGTTAAAGAACTGGGTTTCCTTTACGCCACCAAAGCGGGCATCTCAATCGGTATTGATGATCTGGTTACTCCTCCGAAAAAGGTTGACCTCGTCGGTGACGCCGATAAAGCGGTCATCGATGTCGAGCGTCAGTACGAAGAAGGCATCATCACCAAAGGTGAACGCTATAACAAAATTATCGCCATCTGGTCGGATGTGACCGAGCGCGTCGCCGACGAAATGTTCAAAGAGATGGATCACAAAGAAGAGTCGTCGGGCGAAATGAATCCGATTCTGATTATGGCGGATTCCGGGGCGCGCGGTTCCAAACAGCAGATTCGTCAGCTTGCCGGTATGCGCGGGCTGATGGCGAAACCATCTGGCGAAATTATCGAAGCGCCGATTCGCGCCAATTTCCGCGAGGGGCTGAACGTGTTGCAATACTTCATCTCGACGCACGGCGCGCGTAAAGGTCTGGCGGATACGGCGCTCAAGACCGCCGACTCCGGTTATCTCACACGTCGTCTGGTTGACGTTGCGCAAGATGTCATCATCAGCGAAGACGATTGCGGAACCACACGCGGCATCTGGGCAACGGCAATCGTCGAAGGCGGTGAAGAAATCGAATCCCTGCGTGACCGTATCATCGGTCGCGTGGCGCTCGAAGATGTGTACGACCCGATTACCGATGAATTGATTGTCGGGGCGAATGAGGAAATCACCGAAGACCTCGCCACGCAGATTCAAAATGCCGGTGGTATCGAGCGCGTTCGCATTCGTTCGGTGCTCACCTGTGAATCGCGTCGCGGGTGCTGCATCGCCTGTTACGGCAGAAACCTGGCAACCGGCAAACTGGTTGAACTCGGTGAAGCGGTCGGCGTCATCGCAGCGCAATCCATCGGTGAACCGGGCACACAGTTGACGATGAGAACTTTCCACATCGGCGGTGTCGCGGGTGGCGTCAGCGAAGTCACCAAACACGAAGCCCGGGTTGCCGGTACAGTGAAGTTTGAAGAACTGCGTCACGTTCGCAATCGCGAAGGCGACCTTGTGGCGATGAACCGCAACGGCTCGATTCTGCTGATTGACGAACGCGGACGCGAAGTGGCGCGTTATCAAATCGTCTATGGCGCAACCCTCAAGGTCACAGATGGACAGCATGTTGAAGAAGGTCAGGAACTGGCGGAATGGGACCCGTATACGTTTGCCATTCTCACGGAAGAAGCCGGAACCATCAACTTCAAAGATATGATTGACGGCGTGACAGTTAAAGAAGAGGTTGACGAACAGACCGGTCTATCACACATCGTGGTGATGGATTCGCCGGATGAAAAACGTCAGCCGCGTATTGAAATCCGCGATGCCAAAAACAAGGTGTTGAGAACCTATCAAATGCCGGTTCGCGCAAACCTTTTGGTGTCGGATTACGAAGACTGGAAAAAACGTCACGGTGCAACTGTGGCGATGACCCATGAGCAGGAAGAAAAAGAGCATGTGCGCGTCGCGCCCGGCGACATCATCGCCAAGATTCCGCGTGAAACCACCAAGACCAAAGACATCACCGGTGGTTTGCCACGCGTCGTCGAACTCTTTGAAGCCCGCAAACCGCGCGAAACCGCGGTGATGACCGAAATCGACGGCAGCGTTAAATTCGGACCCATCGTCAAAGGTTCGCGTCGCATCATCATCGAAGCAGTTGACGGTGAACAGCGCGAATACGCCATTCCGCGCGGCGTTCATGTCAACGTTCAGGAAGGCGACACGGTGCGTGCCGGTGAACCCTTGATGGACGGACCATTGAATCCGCACGACATCCTGGCGGTTCGCGGTATCGAAGAATTGCAACGCTACCTGGTGAACGAAATTCAAGAGGTTTATCGTTTGCAGGGCGTCAACATCAACGATAAGCATATTGAAATCATCGTGCGACAGATGCTCCGTTGGGTGCGCGTCAAAGAAGTCGGCGATACCGAATTCCTGCTTGAAGACATGGTTGATCGTTTCCGCTTCCAGGATGAAAACGAGCGTGTGCTTGCAGAAGGCGGCGACCCGGCGCAAGCCGAACCGATGCTTCTGGGCATCACCAAAGCCTCGCTTTCTACGGAATCGTTCATCTCGGCGGCATCGTTCCAGGAGACCACCCGGGTGCTCACGGAAGCCTCCATCAGCGGCAAGGTCGATTACCTGCGCGGCTTGAAAGAGAACGTGATTATGGGGCGATTGATTCCCGCCGGAACCGGTATGGAATACTATCGCAGCATGAAACTGGAAACCGATGCGGACGAAGAAACCGCGATGCAGGAAGAGGACGATGTCTTTGACCTTGACCTCGGCGCTAGAGCCGCCGTCGAAGAATAA
- the rpoB gene encoding DNA-directed RNA polymerase subunit beta, producing the protein MSATKKTYGTTRERYDFSRIKTAIRIPNLIEVQRQSYNRFLQMDLLPAERENIGLQAVFRSVFPISDFRETSQLDFVEYAIGNWQCKCGQLEGLYHLRTNCRSCGNILRVNPYAAEDITCSQCGTLNTVSPVLCDNCGEPVTLQHKHSEKECQEKSMTYAVPLKVKIRLTVWDTDEDTGQKSIRDIKEEEVFFGEIPLMTENGTFIINGTERVIVSQLHRSPGIFFEKSNNNQDFLAKIIPYRGSWVEFEYDTKSLLYVRIDRKRKFLGTVFLRALGLIDKIDLERIGSDAHLEDEIKRAHFSDADILRMFYTSLTANVSEGRLSFEPGLGLVGLKPAEAIEDKSGEVLARGGATAKKLTRRDIDQIIKAKVKAIAIDPQELEGAYLTDDVINTETGEVIAEANTEVTAKEWQEIIEAGIPSVEIFFPERDNVGTVISQTLKKDSVKTPRDAILEIYRKMRPGDPPTILTAWNLFRGMFFDDRKFDFSRVGRLKSNIKLGKPERDRLDHQTLSTSDFVDVIGYVLKMRKGIGEADDIDHLGNRRVRAVGELLENQFRIGLVRMERAIKEKMSIHQEMQTAMPRDLINAKPVTAAVREFFGSSQLSQFMDQTNPLSEITHKRRLSALGPGGLSRERAGFEVRDVHPTHYGRICPIETPEGPNIGLISSLSCFARINEFGFIESPYRKVENGRVVDYVRIHNSGDTEFKTGDHLPKENVDKANKKAQETGEKPAEYELYPFYLSAWEEDKYTIGQASVELDKQGRLVGERVAAREAGEFRSADREEIQFLDVSPKQLVSVAASLIPFLEHDDANRALMGSNMQRQSVPLLRAQAPLVGTGMERVTAQDSGAVVIAKRDGVVDSVDSERIIIRAEHGIAGGTTSREINADIYALTKFKRSNQNTCINQKPIVREGQEVKKGDVIADGPCTQGGELALGRNVLVAFMPWRGYNFEDAILVSERLVKEDGYTSIHIEELEVEARDTKLGPEEITRDIPNVSESALRDLDDSGIIRIGAYVKPGSILVGKVTPKGETQLTAEEKLLRAIFGEKAGDVRDASLTCPPGIDGIVVDVKVFTRKGAEKDERSMQIEQSEEEKLLKNLQDEIRILEDERNKRIYELLEGHKLAEDLTYKNKKLLGKGTKLTREELEQLEIGALKRVEVAGTRLDISAEIADIERRTERQINVQKQLHQENVEKLRKGDELPPGVIKMVKVFVAMKRKLSVGDKMAGRHGNKGVIARILPEEDMPYLPDGTPVEIVLNPLGVPSRMNVGQILETHLGWASKAIGNRLEEIINDSRANTANEIRKIYRDVFDTADMKERVAEMTDDEVIEHAKQLVDGIPFASPVFDGTREADIKRLLEYSGLPTSGKTVLYDGITGDAFEQKVTVGYIYIMKLSHLVDDKIHARSIGPYSLITQQPLGGKAQFGGQRFGEMEVWALEAYGAAHILQELLTAKSDDVAGRSKIYEAIVKGEADFDPGVPESFNVLIRELQSLCLDVELMRRSEEIEETVTE; encoded by the coding sequence ATGTCGGCAACAAAAAAAACTTACGGCACAACCCGCGAGCGATACGATTTTTCAAGAATCAAAACCGCAATCAGAATTCCGAACCTAATCGAGGTTCAACGACAATCGTACAATCGGTTTCTCCAGATGGATTTGCTTCCGGCTGAACGCGAAAATATCGGTCTTCAGGCTGTCTTTCGTTCGGTCTTTCCGATCAGCGATTTCCGCGAAACCTCACAACTTGATTTCGTCGAATATGCCATCGGTAACTGGCAATGCAAGTGCGGTCAGTTGGAAGGTCTATACCACCTGCGCACCAATTGCCGTTCCTGCGGCAATATTTTACGGGTCAACCCTTATGCTGCTGAAGATATAACCTGTTCGCAATGCGGCACGCTCAATACCGTGTCACCGGTGCTTTGCGACAACTGCGGCGAACCGGTCACCTTGCAACACAAACATTCGGAAAAGGAATGTCAGGAAAAATCCATGACCTATGCGGTGCCGCTCAAGGTCAAAATCCGCCTGACCGTTTGGGATACCGATGAAGATACCGGTCAGAAATCCATTCGCGACATCAAAGAGGAAGAAGTATTCTTCGGTGAAATTCCGTTGATGACCGAAAACGGCACCTTCATCATCAATGGCACGGAGCGCGTCATCGTCAGCCAATTGCACCGTTCGCCGGGAATCTTCTTTGAGAAATCGAATAACAATCAGGATTTCCTCGCGAAAATCATTCCCTATCGCGGTTCCTGGGTCGAGTTTGAATATGACACCAAGAGTTTGTTGTATGTGCGCATTGATCGCAAACGTAAATTTCTCGGCACAGTCTTTTTGCGCGCCCTCGGTTTGATTGACAAGATTGACCTCGAACGCATCGGCTCCGACGCCCATCTTGAAGATGAAATCAAACGCGCCCATTTTTCCGATGCAGACATTCTCAGAATGTTCTACACCTCGCTTACTGCCAATGTCTCCGAAGGTCGCCTTAGCTTTGAACCGGGTCTGGGTCTGGTCGGCTTAAAACCTGCCGAAGCCATTGAAGACAAATCCGGTGAAGTGTTGGCGCGTGGCGGCGCGACTGCCAAAAAACTGACTCGCCGCGACATTGATCAAATCATCAAGGCGAAGGTCAAAGCCATCGCCATTGACCCGCAGGAACTCGAAGGCGCATATCTGACCGACGACGTCATCAATACCGAAACCGGTGAAGTGATTGCCGAAGCCAATACCGAAGTCACTGCCAAAGAGTGGCAGGAGATTATTGAAGCGGGCATTCCCAGCGTCGAGATTTTCTTCCCGGAACGCGATAATGTCGGAACCGTTATCAGCCAGACGCTCAAGAAAGATTCCGTAAAAACGCCGCGCGATGCGATACTTGAAATCTATCGCAAGATGCGTCCGGGCGATCCGCCGACCATTCTGACCGCGTGGAATCTGTTCCGCGGCATGTTTTTCGATGACCGCAAATTCGATTTCTCGCGCGTCGGTCGTTTGAAATCCAACATCAAACTCGGTAAACCCGAACGCGACCGTCTGGATCATCAAACGCTTTCCACTTCCGATTTCGTTGACGTCATCGGTTACGTCCTGAAGATGCGCAAAGGCATCGGTGAAGCCGATGACATCGACCATCTTGGCAATCGTCGCGTGCGCGCAGTTGGCGAACTGCTCGAAAACCAGTTCCGCATTGGTCTGGTGAGAATGGAACGCGCCATCAAAGAAAAGATGTCCATCCATCAGGAAATGCAGACCGCTATGCCGCGTGATTTGATTAATGCCAAGCCGGTGACCGCGGCGGTGCGCGAATTCTTTGGTTCATCACAACTCTCGCAGTTTATGGATCAAACCAACCCGCTTTCGGAAATTACTCACAAACGCCGTCTTTCGGCGCTTGGGCCAGGCGGGCTTTCGCGCGAACGCGCAGGGTTTGAGGTGCGCGACGTTCACCCGACTCACTATGGTCGCATCTGTCCGATTGAAACTCCTGAAGGACCGAACATCGGTTTGATCTCTTCACTTTCCTGCTTTGCGCGCATCAATGAATTCGGTTTCATTGAATCGCCTTATCGCAAAGTTGAAAACGGGCGCGTCGTCGATTATGTCCGCATTCACAATTCGGGCGATACGGAATTTAAGACCGGCGATCATTTACCGAAAGAGAATGTTGATAAAGCCAACAAAAAAGCTCAGGAAACCGGCGAAAAACCGGCAGAATACGAACTCTATCCGTTCTATTTGTCAGCCTGGGAAGAAGACAAATACACCATCGGGCAAGCCTCGGTTGAATTAGATAAGCAGGGACGTCTCGTTGGTGAGCGCGTGGCGGCGCGCGAAGCCGGTGAATTTCGTTCGGCGGATCGCGAAGAGATTCAATTCCTCGATGTCAGCCCGAAACAACTGGTATCAGTCGCCGCGTCGCTGATTCCCTTCCTCGAACATGACGACGCCAACCGCGCCTTGATGGGGTCAAACATGCAACGCCAATCCGTTCCGCTGCTGCGCGCTCAAGCGCCGCTCGTCGGTACGGGAATGGAGCGCGTCACGGCGCAGGATTCCGGCGCCGTGGTGATTGCCAAACGCGATGGCGTGGTCGATTCGGTTGACTCCGAACGCATCATCATTCGCGCCGAACACGGCATTGCAGGTGGTACGACGTCGCGCGAAATCAACGCCGATATTTATGCATTGACCAAATTCAAACGCTCGAATCAGAACACCTGCATCAATCAGAAACCGATTGTCCGCGAAGGTCAGGAAGTTAAAAAAGGCGATGTCATCGCTGACGGTCCCTGCACACAGGGCGGCGAACTGGCTCTCGGTCGCAACGTGCTCGTCGCTTTTATGCCCTGGCGCGGCTACAACTTTGAAGACGCCATTCTGGTTTCCGAACGTCTGGTTAAAGAAGACGGCTATACCTCGATTCACATCGAAGAGTTGGAAGTTGAAGCCCGCGACACCAAACTCGGACCCGAAGAGATCACCCGCGATATTCCGAATGTTTCGGAGTCGGCGCTTCGTGACCTCGATGATTCGGGCATCATCCGCATCGGCGCGTATGTCAAGCCGGGTTCAATCCTCGTCGGCAAAGTCACACCGAAAGGTGAAACCCAACTCACGGCTGAAGAGAAATTGCTGCGCGCCATCTTCGGTGAAAAAGCCGGTGACGTGCGCGATGCCAGTTTGACCTGTCCGCCAGGCATCGACGGCATCGTGGTCGATGTCAAAGTCTTCACCCGTAAAGGTGCGGAAAAAGATGAACGTTCAATGCAGATTGAACAGAGCGAAGAAGAGAAACTGTTAAAGAATTTACAGGACGAAATCCGCATCCTTGAAGACGAGCGCAACAAGCGCATTTACGAATTGCTCGAAGGTCATAAGCTCGCCGAAGATTTGACCTACAAGAATAAAAAACTGCTTGGCAAAGGCACCAAACTCACCCGCGAAGAATTGGAGCAACTGGAAATCGGCGCGCTCAAACGTGTAGAGGTTGCCGGTACACGCCTCGACATCTCGGCGGAAATTGCCGATATCGAACGTCGCACCGAACGCCAAATCAATGTGCAGAAACAACTGCATCAGGAGAATGTCGAAAAACTTCGCAAAGGCGATGAGTTGCCGCCCGGGGTTATCAAGATGGTCAAGGTCTTTGTCGCCATGAAACGCAAACTTTCGGTAGGCGACAAGATGGCAGGTCGTCACGGTAACAAAGGCGTGATTGCGCGCATCCTGCCCGAAGAAGATATGCCGTATTTGCCGGATGGCACACCGGTTGAAATCGTCCTCAATCCGCTCGGCGTGCCTTCGCGTATGAACGTCGGGCAGATTCTCGAAACCCATCTCGGTTGGGCTTCAAAAGCAATTGGCAACCGACTCGAAGAGATTATCAATGACAGTCGCGCCAATACCGCCAATGAAATTCGCAAAATCTATCGCGATGTGTTTGACACCGCCGATATGAAAGAGCGGGTTGCGGAAATGACGGATGATGAAGTCATCGAGCACGCCAAACAGCTTGTCGATGGTATTCCATTCGCGTCGCCGGTTTTCGACGGCACCCGCGAAGCCGACATCAAACGCCTGCTTGAATACTCAGGCTTGCCAACCAGCGGCAAGACGGTTCTGTATGACGGTATCACCGGCGATGCTTTTGAACAGAAAGTCACCGTCGGTTACATCTACATCATGAAACTCTCGCACCTGGTTGACGATAAGATTCACGCGCGTTCGATTGGACCCTATTCGCTCATCACCCAACAACCGTTGGGCGGTAAAGCGCAATTCGGCGGACAGCGATTCGGCGAAATGGAAGTGTGGGCGCTCGAAGCTTACGGCGCGGCGCACATCCTACAGGAATTGCTCACCGCAAAATCCGACGACGTCGCGGGACGCTCGAAGATTTACGAAGCCATCGTCAAAGGCGAAGCCGATTTCGATCCGGGCGTGCCCGAATCCTTCAACGTTTTGATTCGCGAATTGCAATCACTTTGTCTCGACGTTGAATTGATGCGCCGCAGCGAAGAAATTGAAGAAACGGTCACCGAATAG
- the rplL gene encoding 50S ribosomal protein L7/L12, which translates to MSEKLQGIVDQIKELTLLEASELVKMMEDTFGVSAAAAAVAVAPGGGGAAAATAPVEEKTEFDVILASVADASKKIGVIKVVREITGLGLKEAKDLVEGAPKPVKEGAAKDEAESLKKKLTEAGANVELK; encoded by the coding sequence ATGTCAGAGAAACTTCAAGGTATCGTTGATCAAATTAAAGAACTCACACTGCTCGAAGCTTCCGAACTCGTCAAAATGATGGAAGACACGTTTGGGGTTTCCGCCGCAGCCGCAGCCGTCGCCGTGGCTCCCGGTGGAGGTGGCGCTGCCGCCGCGACTGCTCCGGTTGAAGAAAAGACCGAATTTGATGTCATTCTCGCGAGCGTCGCCGATGCATCCAAGAAAATTGGCGTCATTAAGGTAGTTCGCGAAATCACCGGACTCGGTTTGAAAGAAGCCAAGGACCTCGTCGAAGGCGCTCCGAAACCAGTTAAAGAAGGCGCCGCAAAAGACGAAGCTGAAAGCCTCAAGAAAAAACTGACGGAAGCCGGTGCCAACGTCGAACTCAAATAG